The following coding sequences are from one Epinephelus moara isolate mb chromosome 7, YSFRI_EMoa_1.0, whole genome shotgun sequence window:
- the gpr45 gene encoding high-affinity lysophosphatidic acid receptor, which produces MAFCNESLLEECSFMGPDNAEDTAESLPSEAAAPLISVTLRVTLAAIMIFMITIGFLGNAIVCLIVYQKPAMRSAINLLLATLAFSDIMLSLLCMPFTAVTVATADWSFGSGFCRASIMLYWLFVLEGVSILLIISVDRFLIIVQRQDKLTPHRAKLLIAGSWVLSLCVSLPSVVGWRTGAASVGGAWAPQCVLGYSDSLADRGYTVLLAVAVFFVPFAVMLYSYMCILNTVRRNTLRIHNHTSEHSCLPALNQVSKMRLTGLQRPPQIKVDMSFKTRAFTTILILFVGFSVCWLPHTVVSLLAVFSRQFYYSSVFYPISIGALWLSYLKTVFNPVIYCWRIRKFREACQEFIPKSCRLCPRVPGRSRRRVRPSNIYVCSETQSAV; this is translated from the coding sequence ATGGCTTTTTGTAATGAAAGCTTGCTGGAGGAGTGCAGCTTCATGGGGCCGGACAATGCAGAGGACACAGCTGAAAGTCTCCCGTCAGAGGCTGCAGCTCCCCTCATATCAGTCACTTTACGTGTGACCCTGGCAGCCATAATGATCTTCATGATTACTATTGGTTTCCTCGGGAATGCCATTGTGTGTCTGATTGTTTACCAGAAACCTGCCATGCGCTCCGCTATCAATCTCCTCCTCGCCACGTTGGCCTTTTCGGACATAATGCTCTCTTTACTCTGCATGCCCTTCACTGCAGTCACCGTGGCCACCGCCGACTGGAGCTTTGGGAGCGGGTTCTGCCGAGCGTCCATCATGCTGTACTGGCTTTTTGTCCTAGAGGGGGTGTCCATACTCCTCATAATCAGCGTGGACCGCTTCCTCATCATTGTGCAGCGGCAGGACAAGTTGACGCCACACAGAGCTAAACTGTTGATTGCAGGTTCATGGGTGctgagcctgtgtgtgtctctgccgTCTGTAGTCGGGTGGAGGACAGGTGCAGCAAGTGTTGGGGGCGCCTGGGCGCCGCAGTGTGTGCTGGGATACAGTGACTCTCTGGCAGACCGTGGGTACACAGTGCTGCTGGCAGTAGCAGTATTCTTTGTACCATTTGCTGTCATGCTGTACTCTTACATGTGCATCCTCAACACAGTGCGCCGCAACACCCTGCGCATCCACAACCACACCAGCGAGCATTCCTGCCTGCCAGCACTCAACCAGGTCAGCAAAATGAGACTCACCGGGCTGCAGCGGCCCCCTCAGATCAAAGTGGACATGAGCTTCAAGACCCGAGCCTTCACCACCATCCTCATCCTCTTTGTCGGCTTCTCTGTGTGCTGGCTGCCGCACACGGTGGTCAGCTTGCTGGCTGTTTTCAGCCGACAGTTCTACTACAGCTCTGTCTTCTACCCAATCAGCATAGGCGCCCTTTGGCTCAGCTACCTGAAGACGGTCTTCAACCCCGTCATCTACTGCTGGAGGATCAGGAAGTTCAGGGAGGCCTGTCAGGAGTTTATCCCCAAGAGCTGCAGACTGTGTCCCAGAGTGCCGGGCCGGAGCCGCAGGAGAGTGAGGCCCAGCAACATCTACGTGTGCAGCGAGACTCAGTCAGCTGTGTGA